The Vibrio sp. 10N DNA window TTTGGGCTGAAGTCGAGCTATTTCAGAAGGTTCAGTGCTTCGATAAAGCTATTTCTCTATTTCTGCTACGAGATGTTGGTGTCTGCAGCTCACGTAGTTTGGGACGTTGTCACGCCGACCCATCTAAGTGATCCAGACATCATTTATGTGCCGTTGGATGTCACCTCAGACCTTGAGATCACGCTGCTGGCAAACATGGTCTCTCTGACACCGGGCAGTTTGAGCTTGGATGTAACGGAAGACAAAAAACACCTAGTAGTTCATGCCATGTTCGCACCGAATCACGACGATGTGATTCGCTCGATAAAGAATGGGATGGAAAAACGAATTTTGGAGGTGACGCGTGGATAGTTGGCTGTCATTTAGTATCAATTTTGCCTATGTAGGCATGCTGTTTAGTTTGGTGTTGGTGTTTATTCGATTGATTAAGGGTCCGACGCTCGCAGATCGAGTGGTTGCGCTGGATCTTATTGCCTTTATCACTGTTGGTTTTATTGCCGTGCACACGCTAGCGAGTGGCCAAAAGTCGCTACTTGACGTGGCAATCACACTCGGATTGGTGGCGTTTTTAGGCACTATCGCGTTTGCTGGCTTTATTGCTAAGCAAAACCAGCAACAAAATGAAGTGGGAAATCAGAACAACCTTGAGCAAGGGGGTAAGTCATGACGTTTTTAACTGGGCTTTTACTCTGTTTAGGCACTTTTTTTGTGCTGGTGGCGAGTATTGGGGTACTGCGTATGCCCGATCTCTATACCCGAATGCATGCCTCGACTAAAGCGAACACTATGGGGCTGACCGCGTTACTGGCCGCTGTCGCAGTGGGTATGCCTGAGGTGACCGTGGTCTCTCGAGTACTTGGTACCATGCTATTCATCCTTCTGACGGCGCCAGTTGCTGCGCATCTACTCAGCAAAAGCATGTATTGGAATGGCTACAAGATGTGGCGAAAAGATAAATAAATTGCCGGGTGCTTACCTATCTCTGGATAAGTACTCGTGCGCTATCGGCTTTTTAATCGTGAAACAAAAGGAGCGTTTATGCGCAGAAAAGAAATCACCTTACTAGTGATAGCCTGTGTTGGCTTTTTGGTAACCTTGGTAGTGGGTAAGTAAAGGTTATTGGAAAGTGGTATTTGCGGGATTGAACTAGAAAGATCGCAGATACGAAAACACTCGCCCTAAATGCAGTATCGATGTGCGTTAGTTTTTCATCGTCGATACTGCTCATTCGCCGTTATGTAGACCTGAATTAGTTGTCAGTCACTAAAATCAAACGCTGGATAGTTGACTCGAATTCGGCGTTGCTCGGACATCAAGCGCTTAAAAGATAACGTCTCGGTAAGTGTAATGATCGCTTGCTTCGCATCATTCGTCATTACCGCACCCGCGACACTGTCACTGGTACCATCATTAAATGCAATCTCTCCTTGGAATATATACTCCGCATTCAAAGATGTCTGCTCTGTTGAAATTACGATGCTGTTTTCTGCAATCTGTAATACCTCATGACTTTGATTGGCCAGATGCAGTGTCGGTCGCTCTTTGGTTGGGTAGGTAAGTCGATAGTGACGTCTTTGGTTTTCGCTCATGGTTTTCTGTCCTAACGCGAATGATGTGAAAACAAGTTAGTAGATATTAGGTGCTAGTCGACCTTTCCAATCAATTTTCATGATTAATGATAAATAGGTCGCACTTTGTTCGCTCAATGAGTGCTGATTACAGCATCAAAGATGATAGTAGCAGTCCCTGACAACAAGGAGGTTGTGTGATGCGAATAGGCGCTTTCTCTAAGCAATACAATGTGACAGAGCGTACGATACGTCACTACGAATCTATTGGGCTGCTGCCAACTCTAGCAAGAAACGGACGCTATAGAGTGTTTGAACAGGATGCTCATCAAAGAATGACGTTTATTACGCGCTGTAAGCAGATTGGCTTAACATTATCTGAAATTAGTGAACTGATTCCTTTCTTTGACGCGCCGAAAGGTGAGCGCTGCAAAGCTAGCCTTAAAGTAATAGCCGACAAGAAAGCCTCGCTCACTCATGAAATTGAACAAAAACGAGTGCTACTGGCTCGAATAGAGCAACTGGAACAAGAGGTTCAACAAAGGATCTCCAATAACTGTTGACTCTGACGTATACGTCAAACTTTATACTCCATCAAACACAGTAAATTGGTGATAGGGAATATGAAAGTTTTAAAAGGATTATTGGGCGTATTGATAACTGGTCTCGCGGTGCTGGCAGTGTATGTTTATTGGCTGGGAGGCTTCCCTGTGAACATAAAAGCGCTGCCGAATAGCCAAGCGCCGCGAGCTGAAAACTGGCAACAAGCACTGTCTACCGCACAGACCATTGACTACAAGCTGCTGCAAGTGGGTCGAATAGTGATGGATCGCAATACCTTAATGCATGGGGCGCCAGACTCTTACCCACAACGCTATGCCGCCTTGCCGGTACTGAGTCATTGGATACGTCACCCTAAATATGGTGAGTTTCTAATCGATGCAGGGTTTTCAAAGTCATTCCAGCAAAGTAATGATGGCAACTATAATTGGTTGATGCGGACGATGGCTTCGCTATCGGGTATAAAAAATAGCTTAGAGGTGCCGCTGGAGCTGCATCTCAATCATAAAGTCTCGCAACTAAAGGGTGTGTTTATTACTCATTTTCACCCCGACCACAGTTCAGGAATTAGCGATCTTCCGTCGGGTACGGCAGTCTTTGCTGATCGCCGCGAATACGACTTGTTGGCAAAGCTTACCAATACAGGGTTATTTCAGGAGCAGTTCGACTGGCAAGCTATAGACTTCAACCAAGCCGGAAGTTTGGCACCCTTTGAGCGTGTGATTGATGTGTTTGGAGACGGCTCTGTTTGGGCGGTGTCGACGCCGGGTCATACTCAAGGCCATACGTCCTATTTGCTCAACACAACCGATGGCATCCAGTTTGTTATCGGCGATGCTAGCCACTTTGAGTACGCCTTCGACAATAATTACCCACCGGCAGCATTAAGTGAAGATTTACGCCAGCAAGCCGCAACGTCATTGGCTGCAATCAAGACGTTTTCTGCCCAATACCCTGATGTGAAGCTAGTATTTGGTCATCAGCTCCCTTAACGTGGTTTTTAGTTAGCTTTAAGAGCTAAGATGACTATTTATGTTTGTTGTATTTTTTGATTCTTTGGAAAGTTTCGACCAAGGACAAAGCAATAATACAACTAAATAAAACAGTTCCTCCTACCATATCAGAGAGAAACAGAATTAGAGCGACGATGATAACTGCGGCTAGTAGCAATCTAAGTTTATCTTTCACGACTGAGCTCCGGATATCTAGATACTGTGGTTTGAAACCATGAACCCGAAACTCCGCTGTCCTTTGCAAATGCAAGAACCTGACTTTGAGAACATTCAGTATTTCTATAGATTGCTCTTGCTGTACTACCGATAACGGCACCAGCCCAAAAAGACGCATACAGACCTGTTCCCACAGTACCGGCTCTCGCTACCTGACTAAGTTTTAACGCATGTTGGGGAGACTTTGCCAATGCAAGTGCTTTGTCAATGCGGTCAATCATAGCCCATGCTAAGGCGGCAGACCCTGCTACTGATTTTGTCGTAGGAAGGTTGAGTAGTTTCAAATTATCGTCGATATCTTTCTGAAGTAGGTTAACGTTGACTTTGCAGCTGACCATTTTAACTTCCTAGTCGTTAGAGTATTTGGGACTTTATGAATCATCTGCCATACGTTCTCAAGGTTAACAGTTAAGCAAAATGAGTTTCTACGACCGAGTTCAACTATCAAGTATGGGTAATTGCAAAGGTGCTCAAATACGTCGGCTATTGTATTGACGAAAACAAGTGCTAGCTGATTAAATACTAACTAGTTTTTGTTCTTCGTATATTGGAACTCAAAATGACTTCTCACTACCGACAAGCACAATCATCTGATCTCGCTGAGTTAATACATCTATTGGCTGATGACCCATAGGGAGCAAAACGAGAGGATATTAGCTCGCCGATAAATGCTAAGTATCTACAAGCGATGGCCGCGATTGAACAAGATCCAAACAATGAACTTTGGGTTGTTGAGTCGGAGAGTCAGGTAGTTGGCATGTTGCAGCTCACTTTTATCCCTTACCTGACTCATATCGGCAGTTGGCGCTGCTTAATTGAGGGTGTCAGAATTGCCAAGAAAATTCGAGGGCAGGGGTTAGGAGAAAAGATGTTCGTACATGCGATTGGGAGAGCGCGTGAACGCGGCTGTAATCTGGTCCAGTTGACCAGTGATAAGCAGCGACCTGACGCGCTACGCTTTTACGAGAAGTTAGGCTTTGTTGCTAGTCACGAAGGCTTTAAACTCGCTTTATAGCCGTTTAGGAATGATTGAAACCAAGAAAGGGTGACTGCATGATGATGCGTATTCTTTGTTGCAATAAAAATGTGCTAGAGTAAAAACATAACTAACAATAACTTAGAAAGTTTATGCCTTCACATTTACCTAAATCGTTTAGTAAGCCGTTTTTAAAAATATTCTATGTGCTTGAAGCTGTGTTGCTGGTGGCGATTACGCTTGCGACCATTTACGCCATGGTAGAAGAGTTCATGCATGTCTTTACTGAGCGTCGAGTGCTGCTCACTGATATCTTGCTGATGTTTATCTACCTAGAAGTCCTCGCCATGGTGCAGCAGTTTGTCGTGAACGGAAAAATCCCAGTTCGATACCCCATTTATATCGCCATGATGGCCATTGCTCGCTATATCACGCTTGGGATGAAAGAAATGGACGCAACCATAGTCGTTTGGTTATCGGTAGCGGCATTTGTGTTGGCGGCCGCGACCTTGGTTATTCGCGTGGGGCACCATTACTGGCCCTATGTGGATAGAGATAACAACAAGCCTGAAGAGTAATTCGAGTAGCAAGATAGTGGATTATAAGGCACAAAATTTCAGAGGATGTTAACAGTGGAACCCACGCCCATTCTTTACTCTCTGCATAATTGTCCTTATGCAATACGTGCTCGGATGGCGCTGCTAAAAGCGCAGCAACGAGTACGTATTCGCTCAATCAAACTAGATAATAAACCTGCCGAACTATTGCAAGCCTCGTCAAAGGGCACGGTGCCCGTACTCGTGCTTTCAGAAAATCAGCCACCGCTGTTGGCTGATGAAACGCAGGTTCTGGAACAAAGTCTGGATATCATGGTTTGGGCGTTATCAAAAAATGATCCGCACGGATTATTGGGAGACGATAGTCAGAGTCAGCTCCCTCTTATGTTGACACTGGTTGAGGCATTTGAACGAGATTTTGACCCAGCACTCAACGCTTTTGGATGCGCAAAACGCTACCACGAAGGCGCTATGATACCCCTGCGGCAAGAATGTGAGCGTGAGCTGGCAAAGCTAGAGTCGCGTCTTGTTGAGCACCGTTTTTTGTTTGGAGAGCACGAAAGCCTTGTTGATATCGCTTTACTCCCATTTATTCGAAAGTTCGCTCGTATCGACAAACAGTGGTTTCGTGAAGCGCCTTATCCCAAGGTTCGCGACTGGCTAAATGGTTACCTAAACAGCCCGTTTTTTTCCAAGGTAATGGCCAAACAGCCGCTGTGGTCAGTAGAGCAAGCCGATGTCTATTTTGGTGACCATCACTTTAAGCGCTGAAAAGCTATCGGCTTAGCGCTTCTCCAAGCGGTTTAAAGTATGCCAGCATTGCATCACTGATGGTTTGACGATGGAGCATGTCTGGATATATCGCGATAAGGTCTTGTTTCTCGCTACCTGAGACCAGGTACGAGTTTTCAATCTCTGAGCATGATTCGATCACTGCTTCAAATGCACGAGCCATCATTTCAGTGGGCTGCGAAAAATAGTTAACCCCCGCGGCTTTATCAGCTTTCACGCTTCGAGAAACATAGTCGTGTCGATCCATGCCATCGCTGCTAAGCAGCACAGTATCAAACACATTGAGTAAACGGTCATTTAAAGGGTGAGGCAAGTGTTTGGTATTGGTAAGCCAGCAATCACTCGCGAATAGTATCTTTGTCTGCGGTCCTGAACGGTCACCAATATCAAAGGCTTTCTCGGCGATATAATGATCGAAGGCGTGCCAGAATTCGTGCGCAAGGGCGCCAACTCCTGCGTTTTTGGCAAGTGCGAGTTCTCTCTGGTTGGGGGCATAATGCGCTTGTACTCCTTTACGGCCACCCGTGCCAAAAGCAAGATTCAGATTGCCACGCAGGCCAATAGCCTTGGCTGGCAGAGCTAGGTAAAACGCCAAGTCAGCCAATGAATCAAAGATCAGGTTAGCGGCGAGATCTTTCTCTTCCGAGTTTACCCAACTTCCAACACGGATGCTGCCAATGCCAAAGGTCTCCTTTATATCTAAAAAAGAAACCTGGTCGCCATGACGATAGTCAGGGCCCTTTCGCGTTTTATATTTGAAGTTGGACAGCTGCATAATAGGGTTAGAACCGAAACCAAGGTTGTTGAGGTCGTGCCTTACACGAGTATTTGGCGTGCTAGGGAGTATATACCCAAGTAAGCCTCTGATGTAGGCTTGGTGTGGTTGCAATGAGTGTCATCGGGTTTACTTGATTATGAGTTTAGTGGCATATTGTTCCTAAGTGACGGTTTTACAAGGAAAGGTTATGTCTAACATTCATCTCATTCGCCATGGGGAAACACACTGGAATCTCGAGCACCGTGCGCAAGGCTCAATGAACTCCAACCTGACTGAAAGAGGGAAGACTCAAGCACGAGAAGCAATGGTGAAAATAGAGGCTGTCGAGTTTGATGCTGCCTATTCTTCATCTTCGGGAAGAGCGCTTGAAACAGCTAAGATTTTGCTTGCGGATAAGTCTACTCCAATTATCGGACTCGATGAGCTCAAAGAAATTGATATGGGAGCTTGGGAAGGGAAGACCTGGAGCGAAATTCAATCGACATATGGTGAACAATATGAGTACTTTTGGAAGAGACCGAGTCAGTATCAACCCATTAACGGTGAAACTTTTGAAGTGTTCACCGAACGTGCGATAAATGTGTTTAATCACATCACGAGTACCAATTCAGACAGTAATATACTGATTGTTTCTCATGCGGCGTTTATAAAAACCTTAGTGACTAAGCTGCTTTCAAGACCCATTGATGAAATCTGGGATGAGCCCTATGCAGGGAATCTTAGTCATACTATTTTGAACAAAACCCTCGATGGCCAATATCGAGTGACCAAGTTCTGCGACCACGATTGGTCACACGGCTAAATTTACAATTTTATAAAAGGACTCCGCAATGGATGCATTAATCGCCCAATATACTGATGCCGACGAACATTCGCGTTTAACTCGTCAGTACATTACTCAGCTTGAGTACGACACGACTATGCACCTATTGAGTGATTATCTTGGAAAAGGAAAAAATGTTTGTGAGCTGGGCGCTGCGACAGGCCGTTATTCTTTAAAGTTTGCTAGTCAGGGATGCAATGTCACCGCAGTAGAGTTGGTTCCAGATCAGGTACGTATGCTCAGGGAAAATGCTCTGAAGCAAGGATTGGTGCTCGATATTCATGAAGGGAATGCATGCCATGTGCCTTTTATCGAGGATGAATCTCAAGATTTATGTGTCATCTTGGGTCCGCTTTATCACTTGAAAACTGCGCATGAGCGTCAGCAAGCGATTCGAGAAGCTAAGCGCGTTTTGAAGCCCGGTGGAGTGCTTGCATTAGCTTATATTTCCAAGTTTTTTGTTGCTGGATTATTTGCTCAGCGTTTTCCTCATCTGATTACGCCTGAGGTACTTGGTGAATTGCACTCAAAAGGCACGGTCTCAACCCAGGAAGCAGATAGCTTCTTTAATGTTGGCTACTTTGCGTCACCAGCAGAGATGGAGTCGCTAGTCAAAGGGGCAGGCTTTCTAGTCACAGCTCATGCTGCTACAGATGGTTTTAATCGATATTTAGACCAAGGAGTAAATCGATTTACAACTACCCAGTACCAATCTTGGCTCACCTATCATTTAGCAACCTGCCAGGAACCGAGCTTATTGGGTGCAAGCAATCATGGTCTAGTTATTGCTAATAATAGTCTATCATTTTCAAAATCAACATAGCCTTGTTCTTAGCGGTTACGCACGAGCAACGCTATGTAATAGTAGGTTGGTGAATCGGCCTTAAGATCGACCTGAGACAAGTGTTATATTCGGTAGTCTTCGACCTCTTCCTCACTTTGCTGTGACTCGGTTAGCTCACTCTGAGTTTCATAGTTTATCCAGAACAAGAACAACTCGTACCAAATCGCCAAGACAATTGCCCCCAAGAACAAGCCTATGATGCCTGCAAAGAGCATGCCGCCTATCGCACCGATCAGAATGATAGGCATAGGAACGTCCACACCTCGCCCCATCAGCATAGGTTTGAGGAAGTTGTCTGAAAGACCGCCAGCCAATGCCCAAATTGTGAATATTGTGGTGCTAGTGCCATCACCTGTTGAATAAACATAGAAAATCACCGGAGCGACAATCAGCAGCGCTGGAAGTTGAGCGATGCACAAAATCAAGGTCGCGAGAGTAAGTAAACCCGCAGCTGGAACCTTGAAAACAAACATCGCAGCGCCAATAATAGCAGCCTGAATAAAGGCAACACCGACAACACCAAGTAACACACTGCGAATGGTTGCCGCCATTAAATTTGCCCACTGCTCGGCTTTTTTACCAACGGCACGCACCGCGACGGTTTCCAGTGCTCCAGATATCTTTTCTGCGTGAGCCATAAAGCCACCAGCAATCGCCAGCGAGATGATGAACATGATCAAACTTGTCAGTGCGCCACCAAGGATGGAAGCGATAGTGCCTAAGAAGCCTTTAATTTCAGGTAAGAATTGCTGGATACCTTTTTCAATATTGGTCGCAAACAAATTCCAGATACTGTATAGCTTGTCGCCAATGATTGGTATTTGGGCGACTTTGTCGGTAGGGCCTGGGATCTTAATCTCACCACTTTGCAACACTTCTGTTGTATGGGCGACACCATCATAGATTGAGCCAGATACCAATACAAAAGGTATAACTAGGATAGAAATACCAAGTAACGCAACCAACATAGAAGCAAAACCCCGTTTACCGCCCAGCGAACGTTCGAGTTTTTTAGTGACGGGCAATAGAGCCACGGCAATGATCGCCCCCCACAACACCGGAATAATGAACGGCTTAATGATGTCGTAGGTAAAAGAGAGCAAAAGCACGAGTAAGCCGATTCGAATGGCCGACTCCACCATATTGTTGACAAAGAGCTTGCTTTGACGTTGTTCGGTTTGTCTATCCATCTTGATGTTCCCTGTGTTGCAAATTTGCACTGACTAAACTCGACACGACAATGGCCATATAAAATACACCCATTATCGCCTCCAAATACACCACCACTTGAGCTAGCGGAGTCACTGGGCTTATGTCGCCATAACCTAAAGTGGTTAAAGTCACAAAGCTAAAATACGCCGCATTAGAGAAGTTTTCTCCCCAAGAAATAGCCTCCAGGCCAGTAAATGCGCCAGGCGAGTATTCAATGATCACCAAATAAACGATAGCCCACATTAGCCCGAGCAGGAGAAATAATGCGACTGAGCCGATAACTTTGTTGGTGTTGACCTCACCATGAAACAACACTTGGCGAGCGGTAGATTTGAAGGTGCCCAAGAAGAAGCAGAACGTTAATGTCAGCATGGCGATATCCATCTCACGAAGCTCAAATAGGAGCTTGATGACAATCACGCCAAGCCAGCATATGGCAAGTGTTTTGAGCAGTCGCGACCAATTCTTATCGAACCTCAAACTGGCAAAGCAGACAATAAAGGTAATGATAATTGTGACTTGAAGAACCCGCTCGATCGCGCCACTCCCCACCACTTCTGCCAATGCGCCACTCACTAATAAAGCAATTAATGCCAGAGTTAAGTAGAAGAAATCGTTCTCTTCATTGATACTTTTCAGGCGGCTTGCTAATTTCATCGTATCTATCCTTGCTAGTCTGTCTTGTGCCGATCAACGACAGGAAATATCGGCGCTACTGTTCACTGTCTTCCATCACCATAATAGAGGCGGATAAACCAAACCTGAGCTCAACATGCTCTGGTAGCTCTTTAAGAGTGATCCGAACTGGAATGCGTTGTGCCAAGCGAATCCATTGGAATACGGGATTAACGTTAGGCAGCAGGTTGTAGCCCACAGTGCCATCTTTCGGAGCGATCCCCCAACCAATGGAGTCAACGGTCGCCTCTAGAGGTGTATCTGGATGAGACATTAACGTCACGCGCGCCTCACTACCCGGTTTGATTTGCGGCAACTGGTTTTCTCTGAAGAAACCAAACACCCAGAAGCTATTTTCATCAATGAGCGCCAATAGAGGCTGATTCGCTACCGCTTGGGTGCCTGTGCGAATATCAAGGTTGGATACCAACCCATCAACTGAAGCGACGACGCGGGTATAGCGCAAGTTCAGCTTGGCAGACTTTAGCTTCCCTTCTGATGACTTGATTTTGAGCAGGGACTCTTGATAAGCAATCTCGCGTCGGATCAAATCTTTGTGTGATACAGCGCCTTTATCTTTTTTTCGAATATCGAGTAAGCGGTCATATTCAATTTTTTTGCCTTTGGAGCTGATAATGGATTGCTCAAGTGCCACTTCGGCTTGCGCTAAAGCTACTTGATAGGTCTCAGGGTCTATCTCAAACAGTAAGTCGCCTTTTTGCACACGTTGGTTATCGTTGATGACGACATTAACTATGGGACCAGAGACGCGGGGGGCGACTTTAATGATGTTTGCTCTCACTTGGCCATCACGTGTCCAAGGGTTATTGAAGTAGTCTTGGTATTTTTGATAGCCAAACCAAACAGCACCAACGAGAACAATTAGGTTAAGGATGATAACAACGGTTTTCTTCATTCAATAAACTCCTAAAACCTAATCACAAAATGGTCGAAGGCGACGATATACATCACCACAATCGCAAGAAACGTCAGTGACGGAAAAGCAACGAAGCGAGACAGTTTGGTTTTGTTCATGATGATTACCGTTATCCATGTCGCGACAATAGCCATGCACACTACCAACAGCAGCGGTGAAAAATAGACGTCGCCCCACGCGAGTTCATGTGGCATTTACGGCTCCTCCTTGGCGGACGCAGTTCTAAACTGAAGTTCAGGCACCACGGTATAGTTTTCGTCGAGCTGGCCATCCCAATCGGTTCTTTGTTGCATTTGTTCGACATTGTCTGGCGATACGAAGCGTTGGCCAGATTGAATCTGCCAACCACCTCCGAGTGATTTGTATAAGGCTACGACTTGATTGGCCACATTGCCTTTTATCTGTGCGTAGCTGTCTTCACTGCGAGTCATCTTCTCGACAGAATTGAGCAGACGTTCGAATGAGATTTGTCCGTTTTCGTATTGAGTGAGAGAAATATTGAAGGCACGCACTGACGCATTAACCGATTGCAAACGCAGTGCTTTTTGTTCCACGTACAGCTCATACGCTTCCATTGCATTCGTGACTTCTTGCACCGCTTGCAATACCTTTTTGTTGTAGTTGGTCATGGCTTCTTGAAAGCGCGCGTCTTCGAGGCGAATGTTGTTTTTTACGCGCCCATACTGGAAGATATTCCAACTAAAAGAGGGGCCTGCAATTAAGGTCAATGAGTCATTAAAGCTAAAACGCGAGCCGGCTGGTACCGAGCTGTCGATACCTATTGAACCGAATAGTGAAAAACTAGGGTAGAGTGC harbors:
- a CDS encoding Na+/H+ antiporter subunit E; amino-acid sequence: MNYFFLNVFLGGAWMLLNGEYTGLSFVTGFVVGYFALRLSQPFGLKSSYFRRFSASIKLFLYFCYEMLVSAAHVVWDVVTPTHLSDPDIIYVPLDVTSDLEITLLANMVSLTPGSLSLDVTEDKKHLVVHAMFAPNHDDVIRSIKNGMEKRILEVTRG
- a CDS encoding cation:proton antiporter translates to MDSWLSFSINFAYVGMLFSLVLVFIRLIKGPTLADRVVALDLIAFITVGFIAVHTLASGQKSLLDVAITLGLVAFLGTIAFAGFIAKQNQQQNEVGNQNNLEQGGKS
- the mnhG gene encoding monovalent cation/H(+) antiporter subunit G, which encodes MTFLTGLLLCLGTFFVLVASIGVLRMPDLYTRMHASTKANTMGLTALLAAVAVGMPEVTVVSRVLGTMLFILLTAPVAAHLLSKSMYWNGYKMWRKDK
- a CDS encoding MerR family transcriptional regulator, which translates into the protein MRIGAFSKQYNVTERTIRHYESIGLLPTLARNGRYRVFEQDAHQRMTFITRCKQIGLTLSEISELIPFFDAPKGERCKASLKVIADKKASLTHEIEQKRVLLARIEQLEQEVQQRISNNC
- a CDS encoding MBL fold metallo-hydrolase gives rise to the protein MKVLKGLLGVLITGLAVLAVYVYWLGGFPVNIKALPNSQAPRAENWQQALSTAQTIDYKLLQVGRIVMDRNTLMHGAPDSYPQRYAALPVLSHWIRHPKYGEFLIDAGFSKSFQQSNDGNYNWLMRTMASLSGIKNSLEVPLELHLNHKVSQLKGVFITHFHPDHSSGISDLPSGTAVFADRREYDLLAKLTNTGLFQEQFDWQAIDFNQAGSLAPFERVIDVFGDGSVWAVSTPGHTQGHTSYLLNTTDGIQFVIGDASHFEYAFDNNYPPAALSEDLRQQAATSLAAIKTFSAQYPDVKLVFGHQLP
- a CDS encoding phosphate-starvation-inducible protein PsiE, with translation MPSHLPKSFSKPFLKIFYVLEAVLLVAITLATIYAMVEEFMHVFTERRVLLTDILLMFIYLEVLAMVQQFVVNGKIPVRYPIYIAMMAIARYITLGMKEMDATIVVWLSVAAFVLAAATLVIRVGHHYWPYVDRDNNKPEE
- a CDS encoding glutathione S-transferase, with the translated sequence MLTVEPTPILYSLHNCPYAIRARMALLKAQQRVRIRSIKLDNKPAELLQASSKGTVPVLVLSENQPPLLADETQVLEQSLDIMVWALSKNDPHGLLGDDSQSQLPLMLTLVEAFERDFDPALNAFGCAKRYHEGAMIPLRQECERELAKLESRLVEHRFLFGEHESLVDIALLPFIRKFARIDKQWFREAPYPKVRDWLNGYLNSPFFSKVMAKQPLWSVEQADVYFGDHHFKR
- a CDS encoding CLCA_X family protein encodes the protein MQLSNFKYKTRKGPDYRHGDQVSFLDIKETFGIGSIRVGSWVNSEEKDLAANLIFDSLADLAFYLALPAKAIGLRGNLNLAFGTGGRKGVQAHYAPNQRELALAKNAGVGALAHEFWHAFDHYIAEKAFDIGDRSGPQTKILFASDCWLTNTKHLPHPLNDRLLNVFDTVLLSSDGMDRHDYVSRSVKADKAAGVNYFSQPTEMMARAFEAVIESCSEIENSYLVSGSEKQDLIAIYPDMLHRQTISDAMLAYFKPLGEALSR
- a CDS encoding histidine phosphatase family protein, whose protein sequence is MSNIHLIRHGETHWNLEHRAQGSMNSNLTERGKTQAREAMVKIEAVEFDAAYSSSSGRALETAKILLADKSTPIIGLDELKEIDMGAWEGKTWSEIQSTYGEQYEYFWKRPSQYQPINGETFEVFTERAINVFNHITSTNSDSNILIVSHAAFIKTLVTKLLSRPIDEIWDEPYAGNLSHTILNKTLDGQYRVTKFCDHDWSHG
- a CDS encoding class I SAM-dependent methyltransferase, with translation MDALIAQYTDADEHSRLTRQYITQLEYDTTMHLLSDYLGKGKNVCELGAATGRYSLKFASQGCNVTAVELVPDQVRMLRENALKQGLVLDIHEGNACHVPFIEDESQDLCVILGPLYHLKTAHERQQAIREAKRVLKPGGVLALAYISKFFVAGLFAQRFPHLITPEVLGELHSKGTVSTQEADSFFNVGYFASPAEMESLVKGAGFLVTAHAATDGFNRYLDQGVNRFTTTQYQSWLTYHLATCQEPSLLGASNHGLVIANNSLSFSKST
- a CDS encoding AI-2E family transporter — encoded protein: MDRQTEQRQSKLFVNNMVESAIRIGLLVLLLSFTYDIIKPFIIPVLWGAIIAVALLPVTKKLERSLGGKRGFASMLVALLGISILVIPFVLVSGSIYDGVAHTTEVLQSGEIKIPGPTDKVAQIPIIGDKLYSIWNLFATNIEKGIQQFLPEIKGFLGTIASILGGALTSLIMFIISLAIAGGFMAHAEKISGALETVAVRAVGKKAEQWANLMAATIRSVLLGVVGVAFIQAAIIGAAMFVFKVPAAGLLTLATLILCIAQLPALLIVAPVIFYVYSTGDGTSTTIFTIWALAGGLSDNFLKPMLMGRGVDVPMPIILIGAIGGMLFAGIIGLFLGAIVLAIWYELFLFWINYETQSELTESQQSEEEVEDYRI
- a CDS encoding potassium channel family protein, with product MKLASRLKSINEENDFFYLTLALIALLVSGALAEVVGSGAIERVLQVTIIITFIVCFASLRFDKNWSRLLKTLAICWLGVIVIKLLFELREMDIAMLTLTFCFFLGTFKSTARQVLFHGEVNTNKVIGSVALFLLLGLMWAIVYLVIIEYSPGAFTGLEAISWGENFSNAAYFSFVTLTTLGYGDISPVTPLAQVVVYLEAIMGVFYMAIVVSSLVSANLQHREHQDG
- a CDS encoding HlyD family secretion protein, which gives rise to MKKTVVIILNLIVLVGAVWFGYQKYQDYFNNPWTRDGQVRANIIKVAPRVSGPIVNVVINDNQRVQKGDLLFEIDPETYQVALAQAEVALEQSIISSKGKKIEYDRLLDIRKKDKGAVSHKDLIRREIAYQESLLKIKSSEGKLKSAKLNLRYTRVVASVDGLVSNLDIRTGTQAVANQPLLALIDENSFWVFGFFRENQLPQIKPGSEARVTLMSHPDTPLEATVDSIGWGIAPKDGTVGYNLLPNVNPVFQWIRLAQRIPVRITLKELPEHVELRFGLSASIMVMEDSEQ
- a CDS encoding DUF1656 domain-containing protein, translating into MPHELAWGDVYFSPLLLVVCMAIVATWITVIIMNKTKLSRFVAFPSLTFLAIVVMYIVAFDHFVIRF